GATTTAGATTCAATACGATCCAAACCAACTCCACTACTTCTGCTGAGATCAATAAGATCCAAAGAGGAACGTCTTTGAATTTTGATTTAACTAAAAACGCTGATGATAAGTGTCCGATGCCTGTCATTGGTGACGAAAGATATTAAAAACAATATTATATGCAATAAATAATTTGCTTAAGTATGTAAAGTTTGAAAAATTTGGCCATGGAACACATACTTATTACGGGTGTGAACTCAGGAGTCGGACTTGCGTTAACCGAAAAGTTAATCCAAGAAGGTTCCTTTGTATTCGGCAGCGTACGTTCGAAAAATCAGGGAGCGGCTCTCGCTACCAAATTTGGAAAATCATTCTATCCTTTATACTTTGATGTAACTGATGAGGCTGCTATCAGCAATGCAGTCCAAGAAGTTGCGAAGGTATTAAATGGAAAAAGCTTAAACGCTCTTGTGAACAATGCGGGAGTAGTTGTCCCGGGTCCTTTAATGGAAATGCCCGTCTCTTCTTTTAGAGAACAGATAGAGATCAACTTGATCGCTCCCTTTCTTATTTCTCAAAAATTTCTTCCTCTGTTAGGTGCGGCTAAGGATCACAAGTTTCCTCCCGGTCGGATCATTAACGTGAGTTCGCTGAGCGGAGTTCGTACCTTTCCATTTTTATCTGCTTACTCGGTTTCAAAGCATGGGCTCGAAGCATTGACTGATGGTTTTCGTAGAGAGTTGAGTCTTTATGGTGTGGACGTGATCTCTATTCTTCCTGGAGCGATTTTGACCCCCTTAACGGATAAGATCAACGATACAGTTAGAGAATTAGCGAATCGTTCAGTATACAGAGACTCACTTTTGGCTTTTATTCGAGTGAACGAGAAGAAGGCGAACTCGGGAGTGCCAATGTCAAAGGTGATTGCAGCAATATTACATGCGCTTCACAGCTCTCATCCGAAAACTCGATATTTTTTAAAAAGTAGTTTCCTTACCGACACCTTTTTGCCCAAATTCCTTCCGACTCGGATCTTCGATAAATTAATTTCAAAAGCATTAGGAATTCATACTTAATATGACTTACTCGGCCCGTATACTTTTGTTCATTTCCTTAGCTCTACTTTCTTCTCCTATATTTTCCGAGCCGGATACGTCCTCGGACATAGTTTTAACGGATGAGCAGGACCAGTACGATATTCGAAATGCTGTGTCCTTTTTAGTGGATAAGGAAAAGAATCTAACTATACGGGACGTTTTAAAGGCTGACGAAGGTCATCAATTTCAGAAGTTCGGAAAGACGAATTTCGGAATTACGAATTTTGCATATTGGGTGCGCATTCCAGTCATGAATAGATCCAAGAAAGTCAGAAACTGGTACATGGAGATCAGCCATCCGGTTTTAGATCACGTTGACTTTTATATTCCATCTGCCTCAGGATACATTCCGAAGTTTTCGGGAGATAAATTGCCGTTTCACGAGAGAGAGATCAATCATCGTAATTTTATATTCGAATTGCCTTTTGGTCATGACGAGAACGAGTCTTCGGAAGGAGTTTTTTATCTAAGAGTAGAATCAGAGAGTACGATTTCTCTTCCTCTTGAGATATTAAGTGAGAAGACATTTGCTAACCGAAATTCTACGGAGCAATTTGTATTTGGGCTTTATTACGGGCTTATCTTCGTGATGGCACTGTATAATTTGTTCATCTTCTTTACCGTTCGGGATTTAAGTTATCTTTTCTACGTGTTCTATATTGTCACGTTTGGGCTTTTGCAGATGAGTTTGAACGGGATCGCATTTCAATTTATCTGGCCGAATTCGGTTTGGATGGCGAGTTATGCTCCTACCTTCCTCATTCCTCTTTTGCCCACGTTTGTGATCTTGTTCTCCAGATATTTTCTGATTACATTCGAATATCTGCCTAGAATGGATAAGGTTCTTCTTCTTTCCAGTGCGGTCGGATTAATACTGACTATCATCTCTATCTTCGTTAAGATATCTTCTGTCTTGGGGATCCTTGCAGTCTTTGCAATGTTGAATATTCCTCTGATCTTGGGCTGTGCTATCTATACATTAAGAAAAGGTTATAGACCTGCGATCTATTATCTGACAGCCTGGCTGACTCTCTTATTCGGAGGGGTTCTTTACGGTCTCAAAGCGTTTGGTATCTTGCCTGATATCTTCTTAACGAACTACGGTTTACAGATTGGTGCCGGATTGGAAGTAATCCTTCTCTCTTTTGCGTTAGCTTCTCGTATCAACATGATCAAAAAGGAGAAAGAAGAGGCACAAGCTAAGACCTTAGAGATGCAAAAGATCCTGACGGAATCTTATGCTAGATTCGTTCCCAAGGATTTCTTAGCGAACTTGGGAAAGGAATCCATTCTGGATGTAAGGTTGGGAGACCAGATCCAAAAGGAAATGGCGGTGCTTTTCAGCGATATTCGTTCCTTTACTACCTTATCGGAGCAGATGACACCAGCGGAGAATTTTAACTTCATCAATTCTTATCTAAGTAGAATGAGCCCGATCATTCAGCGTCACAACGGATTTATAGATAAGTTCATCGGTGATGCGATCATGGCTCTATTTCAAAGAAATGTAATAGACGCCGTTTCTGCCGGAGTGGAGATGCAAAAATACCTAAAGGTATATAATGAACATCGTAATCGACAAGGCTATATGCCCATTCAGATCGGAGTGGGGATACATTCGGGTTCTTTGATGCTCGGTACAATAGGCGCCGAAGAAAGATTAGAAGGAACTGTTATCTCTGATACTGTGAATTTAGCCTCTAGGATCGAAAGCTTAACTAAGGTCTATGGATCTAGGATAGCGGTGAGTGAAAGTACCATCGAAGAGGTTAAAAAAGAGGGAAGGTTTAATTTCAGATTCTTGGATCGGGTGAAGGTAAAGGGAAAGCAAAAGCCTGTTTCGGTTTATGAAGTCTTTGATGGAGACGAGCCTGAGCAACAGGACCTGAAAATTAAAACCAGAGAATCGTATGAAAAAGGTGTGAAGGCATTCTATGCTCACGCTTTCGACGAGGCAAAGATCCAATTCGAGAAAGTGATCTCCCTTTTTCCGGATGATAAGGCCACTCAACTCTATTTAAAAAGACTATTCCCGGTGACTCATACTGCAAAAGCAGTAGAAGAAATCGAAGACTGATTCTCAAATAAGCGATCCTCCGTTTGGTGGGCTTGGATCGGCCCTCGTCTTTGTGAAATCTCTTATGTTCCGAAGAAAGAGCAATTTTGTTCTTTCCCAAGGAATATATATGTAAATCCTGCACACAGACGTGGCTATCATGGTGATGTTTCTAACGCAATTTTCATCGGTTTTCTCCTCCGCGTCGAGCTTTCAAAACGCTTCTCTCTTATTCTGTGGAGAGGTTGGGTTGTAATCACATGGCCCATCTCTTTCGGATCCTTCTACTTTCTCTTCTCATGCTTTTGGCTCATCCTAGTTTTTCAGACCAGGGAGAGTTGAGCGATATCCATCTGACAGATGAGCAAGAGCAATATGATATAACCCATTCTGTTTCTTTTTATATAGATAAGGAGAAGACACTGAAGATCGAAGACATTCTTCGTTTAGATGGGGAGAAGAAGTTTCAAAAATTAGAAAAGACCAATTTTGGAATTACGAATTTTGCATATTGGGTCCGTATTCCAATTCGGAATAATTCCAAAAATGTTCGCAATTGGTATTTAGAAGTTAGTCATCCTGTTCTTGATCATGTGGATTTTTATTCACCTGAAACGGAAGGTTACTCTGTGAAACTTTCCGGCGATAAGGTTCCATTCCGAAAAAGAGAAATCAATCATAGAAATTTTATATTCGAACTTCCTCTTAAGAATGATGGAGGAAAAGGCGAGACTGTTTTTTATATCCGCTCCGAGTCGGAAAGCACTGTCTCTCTGCCCATTCATATTCTAAGTGAAAAGACTTTTTCTAATCTGAATTCTACGGAACAATTCATATTCGGGATTTACTATGGGCTCATCTTCGTAATGGCTCTCTATAATTTATTCATCTTCTTTACCGTAAAAGATCTGAGTTATTTTTATTACGTAGTTTATATCACTGCGTTCGGACTTTTGCAGATGAGCTTGAACGGTCTTGCATTTCAATATGTTTGGCCCAATTCGATCTGGCTGGCAAGTTACGCTCCTACTTTTCTAATCCCACTTGTGACTGCGCTCGCGATCATGTTCTCTCGTCACTTCTTGACCATGTCGGAGTATATGCCGAGAGTCAATCGGATCCTTTTGATCGATAGTATATTCGGATTTGCTCTTACTTTCGTTTCCGTTTTCGCTAAAATATCTTCTATACTTTGGTTGATCGCTCTGTATGCGATGCATATCGTTCCAACTTTGCTTGCCTTTGCAGTTTATACATTAAGAAAAGGTTATAAGCCTGCTATTTATTATTTGGTGGGCTGGCTGACCCTTCTTGTGGGCGCGCTTCTATACGGATTGAAGTCCTTTGCGATCGTTCCGGATATATTTGCGACGAGTTATGGATGGCAACTCGGTGCCGGTTTGGAAGCGGTATTGTTTTCCTTTGCCTTGGCCTCTCGGATCAAGATGATTGAGAAGGAAAAAGAAGAGGCTCAGGCCAAGACCTTGCAGATCCAAAAGACCCTGAATGATTCTTTAGAAACACTTGTTCATGAACGGACTAAGACGATTGAAGAACAAAAGTTGGAAATAGAAAGAAAGGCTAAGATGATCGAAAAGGATCTAGCGATTGCGGCAAAGATCCAAATCTCCCTTCTTCCTTCGGATCCTCCTAAGTCTCGTAATATTCGGATCGCGTATCGCTGTATCCCTATGCTTCATGTAGGCGGGGACTTTGTTGAATTGATTGCGGATCGAACTGGTAGGGCCTTCGGTATTTTTATTTGCGATGTTACTGGTCACGGAACTGGAGCGGCTATGGTTGCCGCGATGGTCAAGATGGCACTTGCAGAATGGGTGGATTATCTAAGTGATCCTGGGCACATGCTTTCTAAAATGAGAGCGCAGCTAGTAGGAAAGTTAAACGGGAATTTCTTAACTGCAACCATGATCACTGTCTTTCCTGAGTCGGGTCGTCTGTTGATTGCAAATGCGGGGCATCCGGAGACGATTATCATCCGCAAGTCCACTGGGAATCACGAAATGTATAGACCTTCCGGAGTGGCGATCAACGAATTTCTATCAACGCCTCGCTACCAAACCGTGCAAACTGATCTTTCGGCAGGAGATAAACTTGTCCTATATACGGATGGATTGCCGGAAGCGAGGTCTAAATCCGGAGAGTTTTATGGAGAGGATAGGTTTTGGACCTTACTCAAGGAAAATTCCCAATTTGAGCCGGAACGCTTCTGCACTACCGTTATCCGTAAGATCCAAGACTTCACTGAAGAAGAGCAAAATTCTCACGACGATATGGCATTAGTCGTCCTAGAATATTTAGGTTAATTTCTTCTTTCCCTTATTAAAATAGGAAAGTTCTGTAGAAGGACCTCCCGCATTTCCGATATTCTACTTAGCCCTCGGAGATCCGAAGATGTTAAGTGAGAATAATAGAGTCAGAGTCTACTGGGATATACTTGTATTTATTTGCATATTCTGGGCTTCTCTGGAATCTCCATTAAGGATCGTCTTATCTTACGACCAGAATATAGTTCTCACAGGAATCTACTTCTTTGTAGATTCAGTCTTTGCCTTAGATATATTATGGAACTGTTTCACTCCGGAATATAAGGAAGGAAAATGGATCTTTGCAAGACCTCAGATCTTAAAAGATTATTTTAAGACTTGGTTTCTATTAGATCTGATTGCAGCTCTTCCTTTGGAATATGCAACTTTCAAGATATTCGGGATCCAACAATCCACTCATCCTTATCTTTATCTCGTACTCGGGATCACTCGAATCTTAAAGATATTCCGAATATCGGATATCTTACATAGGATCAATCTGGCCTTTCAGCCTACTCCCGGTATCTTACGTTTGGTCCTATTCTCTTTTTGGGCGACTGTGATCGCGCATTGGTGTGCGGTTGGATGGCTATTCGTGGACGATCGAGCGGACTACCAAACAGGAACGGAAGATTATATCAAGGCTTTGTATTGGACGGTTACAACGATCGCCACTGTGGGTTACGGTGATATCACTCCTGCGAATACGGTGCAAAGGATATATACTATTTTTGTAATGATTTTGGGAGCTGGTGTTTACGCGACCGTAATCGGTAATATAGCAAGTATATTAGGAAATCTTGATCTGGCAAAAGCGGCTCAACTTAAAAAAATGGCTCAGGTGGATTCTTTCTTAAGGGCAAGAGGGGTATCGTCGGAATTGCGACGCAAGGTTCGAGATTATTATATGTACGTGATCGACAGGGGCTGGGGAGAAGATGAAAATCATCTATTGAACGATCTTCCCATCTCGTTAAAGAGAGAAGTAAAGATCCGGTTGCATAGAGGTCTATTGGAGAAAGTGCCTTTCTTGAAAGGAGCGGATCCCGCGTTGGTCACAAATCTCATCTTCTTATTAAGACCGGCCATCTATTTGAAGGGGGACACTATCTTTCGAAAGGGAGATATGGGAGATAGCTTATATATTCTAAGCGAAGGCTCCGTGGATATCATGAGTGACGACAACACTATATTCCTAACTCTTATAGAAGGGCAGTTTTTCGGAGAACTTGCATTGATTACAGAAGAACCGAGGGCAGCTACGGTTCGAACGAATTCAATCTGTGAGATCTATACTCTGAATAAAATGGATTTTAATCGGTCTCTCGAACTGTTTCCAGAATTTCGTTCGGCGATAGAGAAGTCGGTTTCGAGCATAAAAAAGCATTCTTAAAATACAATTCGATCTTGGAGTATCGAAAATACTTGACCTTCTCCTTTTACAGGCTAAAAACTCGGGCTTATAAAAAGGAGAATGTATGCTTCCCGTAATTCACATAAATTATTTAGCTATTGCAGCGGGTATTGTTTCCAATGTTATCATAGGATTCCTATGGTATGGACCGCTTTTCGGTAAGCCATGGATGAAGGAAATGGGTTTAGAGAATATGGAACCGAATACTAAAGAGATGTTTAAGTCTCTAGGTTTTATGATTTTCGGTTCCTTCTTAACTGCTTTCGTATTGTCTCATAGTATTTTAGTTTGGAAACCATCCTCTTGGAATTTACAAGCAGATGCGCCGGCTTGGATTTACGGAGCTTATGCAGCAGTCTTTACTTGGATCGGTTTCTATATTCCTTT
Above is a window of Leptospira semungkisensis DNA encoding:
- a CDS encoding SDR family NAD(P)-dependent oxidoreductase, producing MEHILITGVNSGVGLALTEKLIQEGSFVFGSVRSKNQGAALATKFGKSFYPLYFDVTDEAAISNAVQEVAKVLNGKSLNALVNNAGVVVPGPLMEMPVSSFREQIEINLIAPFLISQKFLPLLGAAKDHKFPPGRIINVSSLSGVRTFPFLSAYSVSKHGLEALTDGFRRELSLYGVDVISILPGAILTPLTDKINDTVRELANRSVYRDSLLAFIRVNEKKANSGVPMSKVIAAILHALHSSHPKTRYFLKSSFLTDTFLPKFLPTRIFDKLISKALGIHT
- a CDS encoding 7TM diverse intracellular signaling domain-containing protein; protein product: MTYSARILLFISLALLSSPIFSEPDTSSDIVLTDEQDQYDIRNAVSFLVDKEKNLTIRDVLKADEGHQFQKFGKTNFGITNFAYWVRIPVMNRSKKVRNWYMEISHPVLDHVDFYIPSASGYIPKFSGDKLPFHEREINHRNFIFELPFGHDENESSEGVFYLRVESESTISLPLEILSEKTFANRNSTEQFVFGLYYGLIFVMALYNLFIFFTVRDLSYLFYVFYIVTFGLLQMSLNGIAFQFIWPNSVWMASYAPTFLIPLLPTFVILFSRYFLITFEYLPRMDKVLLLSSAVGLILTIISIFVKISSVLGILAVFAMLNIPLILGCAIYTLRKGYRPAIYYLTAWLTLLFGGVLYGLKAFGILPDIFLTNYGLQIGAGLEVILLSFALASRINMIKKEKEEAQAKTLEMQKILTESYARFVPKDFLANLGKESILDVRLGDQIQKEMAVLFSDIRSFTTLSEQMTPAENFNFINSYLSRMSPIIQRHNGFIDKFIGDAIMALFQRNVIDAVSAGVEMQKYLKVYNEHRNRQGYMPIQIGVGIHSGSLMLGTIGAEERLEGTVISDTVNLASRIESLTKVYGSRIAVSESTIEEVKKEGRFNFRFLDRVKVKGKQKPVSVYEVFDGDEPEQQDLKIKTRESYEKGVKAFYAHAFDEAKIQFEKVISLFPDDKATQLYLKRLFPVTHTAKAVEEIED
- a CDS encoding 7TM diverse intracellular signaling domain-containing protein; this translates as MAHLFRILLLSLLMLLAHPSFSDQGELSDIHLTDEQEQYDITHSVSFYIDKEKTLKIEDILRLDGEKKFQKLEKTNFGITNFAYWVRIPIRNNSKNVRNWYLEVSHPVLDHVDFYSPETEGYSVKLSGDKVPFRKREINHRNFIFELPLKNDGGKGETVFYIRSESESTVSLPIHILSEKTFSNLNSTEQFIFGIYYGLIFVMALYNLFIFFTVKDLSYFYYVVYITAFGLLQMSLNGLAFQYVWPNSIWLASYAPTFLIPLVTALAIMFSRHFLTMSEYMPRVNRILLIDSIFGFALTFVSVFAKISSILWLIALYAMHIVPTLLAFAVYTLRKGYKPAIYYLVGWLTLLVGALLYGLKSFAIVPDIFATSYGWQLGAGLEAVLFSFALASRIKMIEKEKEEAQAKTLQIQKTLNDSLETLVHERTKTIEEQKLEIERKAKMIEKDLAIAAKIQISLLPSDPPKSRNIRIAYRCIPMLHVGGDFVELIADRTGRAFGIFICDVTGHGTGAAMVAAMVKMALAEWVDYLSDPGHMLSKMRAQLVGKLNGNFLTATMITVFPESGRLLIANAGHPETIIIRKSTGNHEMYRPSGVAINEFLSTPRYQTVQTDLSAGDKLVLYTDGLPEARSKSGEFYGEDRFWTLLKENSQFEPERFCTTVIRKIQDFTEEEQNSHDDMALVVLEYLG
- a CDS encoding ion transporter yields the protein MLSENNRVRVYWDILVFICIFWASLESPLRIVLSYDQNIVLTGIYFFVDSVFALDILWNCFTPEYKEGKWIFARPQILKDYFKTWFLLDLIAALPLEYATFKIFGIQQSTHPYLYLVLGITRILKIFRISDILHRINLAFQPTPGILRLVLFSFWATVIAHWCAVGWLFVDDRADYQTGTEDYIKALYWTVTTIATVGYGDITPANTVQRIYTIFVMILGAGVYATVIGNIASILGNLDLAKAAQLKKMAQVDSFLRARGVSSELRRKVRDYYMYVIDRGWGEDENHLLNDLPISLKREVKIRLHRGLLEKVPFLKGADPALVTNLIFLLRPAIYLKGDTIFRKGDMGDSLYILSEGSVDIMSDDNTIFLTLIEGQFFGELALITEEPRAATVRTNSICEIYTLNKMDFNRSLELFPEFRSAIEKSVSSIKKHS
- a CDS encoding DUF1761 domain-containing protein; protein product: MLPVIHINYLAIAAGIVSNVIIGFLWYGPLFGKPWMKEMGLENMEPNTKEMFKSLGFMIFGSFLTAFVLSHSILVWKPSSWNLQADAPAWIYGAYAAVFTWIGFYIPLLLGSVTWEGKSWKLFFINAFYYLVSLSAMSFILAVWPA